The genomic DNA ACTGCAGTCCCCAAACTGAACGCCCCCGTTTTCACCAAGCCATGATCTATCTCGACAACAACGCCACGACGCCGATCACCCCCGAAGTGCTCGACGCGATGCGAGCCGATTGGCTGCTGGGCCCCGCCAATCCCTCGGCGCAGCATCGCATCGGCCGTTCGGCCAAGCTGCGTTTGGAGGATGCCTGCGACGGGATGTTGGATTGCTTGTCCGCCAGCGACCATCGCTTTCTGCTGACCAGCGGCGGAACCGAAGCGAATAACTGGGTGATCGGCAACCTGGGGCAGGGGAATGGCCCGATCGTCGTCAGCCAGATCGAACACCCCAGCATTCTCGCGGCCGCCCGCGCCGCCGAGGCTCGCGGCATCCCCGTCCGCTATCTTCCAGTCGACGCCAACGGAATCGTCGATCTCCCACTGTTGCAAGCTTGGCTCGCCGAGACCCCCAAGCCGCGGCTGGTCTCGATCATGGCCGCCAACAACGAAACCGGCGTGATCCAAACAATCGCGCCGCTGGCCGCCTGCTGCAATGATGCTGGAGTCCCCTTCCATTCGGATCTTTCGCAAATGCTGGGCAAGCTGCCCGTCGCCATCGATCAAATGGGGATCACCGCCGCGACCATCGCCGCCCACAAATTCCACGGACCCGTTGGGGTCGGAGGGCTGATCCTCCGCCGCCACGCGCCGATCTCGCCGCTGCTGGTCGGCGGAGCGCAGCAACTGGAACACCGCGCCGGCACCGAACCGACCGCGCTAGTCGTCGGCATGATGACCGCTATCCAACAATGTTTGAACGACTTATCCACAAAGCAAACCGCGATGCGACAACGCCGCGACGCGTTGGAAACGGGGCTGCGGCAACAGATTCCCGATCTGGTGGTCCACAGCGCGGCGGTCGATCGACTGCCGCAGACGACCTGCTTTTCGATCCCCCACATCGACCGCCAAGCGCTTCTGATGCGGTTTGACTTCGAATCGATCGCCTGCAGCACCGGCAGCGCGTGTGCCAGTGGCAGCAGCGAACCGAGCCACGTTTTGCAAGCGATGGGAGTCGATTCGTCGCTCCTCAGCAGTTCGATTCGCCTGAGCGGCTCGATTTTTACTACCAATTCAGAGATCGACACAGCTATCTCGCGTATCGTCCGCTGTTGCAACAAGTTAAGGAATCATCAAGATGTGGAAAAATAACGTATTGTTTGTGGATAACTTTTCGATTCCTTGATATAACCGATTCCAGCGGTTACGTAACCTGTGGAATTCCGGACCAGTGACACGCATAATTTGCGAGCGTTCTATT from Rosistilla carotiformis includes the following:
- a CDS encoding cysteine desulfurase family protein; protein product: MIYLDNNATTPITPEVLDAMRADWLLGPANPSAQHRIGRSAKLRLEDACDGMLDCLSASDHRFLLTSGGTEANNWVIGNLGQGNGPIVVSQIEHPSILAAARAAEARGIPVRYLPVDANGIVDLPLLQAWLAETPKPRLVSIMAANNETGVIQTIAPLAACCNDAGVPFHSDLSQMLGKLPVAIDQMGITAATIAAHKFHGPVGVGGLILRRHAPISPLLVGGAQQLEHRAGTEPTALVVGMMTAIQQCLNDLSTKQTAMRQRRDALETGLRQQIPDLVVHSAAVDRLPQTTCFSIPHIDRQALLMRFDFESIACSTGSACASGSSEPSHVLQAMGVDSSLLSSSIRLSGSIFTTNSEIDTAISRIVRCCNKLRNHQDVEK